The Nicotiana tomentosiformis chromosome 2, ASM39032v3, whole genome shotgun sequence genome includes the window TaaaacaaaccataaaataccccaaatcatgtCCTAAGCTCGCCTTTATCCTCGTGatggtcaagtcaactttctcaaccaatccaaactcaaatctcaacagaTATACCTTGTTGGTAGAAATGAAACTCCCCAcataacattataaggaacacacctacatagattactccgcaagAGATAAACCACATGCTTAGCcttaaattggcatcttgttataccctttcgcagccacaattactatgcaatcacttaatctttctgagtttgaactcaaaACGAAAGATGAAAACCTATttcgttccacaattaatcaACATGTAAAATTTTTCAACACactcatactcgagactatacgtcatatCAAGATAGTAATCTGGCACCCAATAGtcttttttacatctcaagcaaactatcCTCGTCACTATCAAACTATCTGAACACATTCTGCAGTCGTATCATACTCATCATTTAGTCATTCCACCgcacatcgagccacaaattccactcatagggtcACTACCagatatatgagtccaaatgtacaagttcacacaaccgaagctaccgagcctaagctacagtccaaacctggcctcaagtcctccagactggcccatcaccaaaataaaaaaatcatatctcgcacctcatccctGGAATCACAAACCGGTGATGCACGGCTAATCCCCAACGCTTACatgtgcatacgaatgcgtgaagggaattcaaagagttacgtttcaagctgaatcaatgccacacgacaaggaaagaaagatggaaagtttatcctaaatgccctgtagcctctcgaagataagtatgggcATTATCATACTGATCTACAAAATTCTACTAGACACTTACTCATGACTTgtataacctatgaacctagagcttagataccaccttgtcatgacccaaaatccaactagccatgatggcacctaacccaacctgttaggtaagctAATTTATAAttatccgattcaattaatatttaactgactttaatacactccccaaggactgttagtacaaatcatgagcttctaagattagaatgtacaaaaactggtgtgaaataaaaatacatcattagtttgaaatatatatgaacaaattaaaaattctaaagctaccatgaacaagagacagtaatgactggaacgcaggtacatcttcagatacAGCTCCTGCCAcgtacaacaacatcaacatccaaaatctgcatgtaaggtgcagaagtgtagtatgagtacaaccgaccccatgtactcaataagtaacaaacctaacctcaggttgaaagtagtgacgagctgggataaaggttagagtccaacaccaatagccaaacaacagttcataacaatataataaaagtgataacaGAAGTAAATTAGAGATGTAGTGCTCAGCTCGTACACAGTTCTGAAAAATAGGCAtgattttcaagtatatcagtgaaaactcaaatcttttaccgaaatcacccaaatatgagtacgtttgtaaaactgtggttttttctcaaaactttcagcaggtaaatgtttcattttcaaatggcgtgagggaagtacatctctatgcctacatgtcaatgtacatgtgaattcatgaatgacgcaatatcgtacaacatgaggaaatacatctctatgactgtatgtcaagtgtgcatgtctaATACAATGTAGCTCAGTGATAAaactatatgcatactctcagagtatcaatccactcagtcctcccagtcactcagcactcgcgctcggcactcacactcgcactcaataggtaacTACGCTCACCGGGGGTGTgcgcagactccagaggggctcctttagtCCAAGCGCtttaatccgcacggacaactcacgtgctgcatggataactcacgtgctataatatcaatatttggatccgcacggataactcacgttctatagtatcaatatctggatccgtacggacaactcacgtgctatagtatcaataacctcataatcaggccctcgtcctcactcagtcatcaatctctccagtctctcgggcccaCAATGtcgtgaaactagcccaaaaatgatgatatgatatgtcaagatatagcaacagagactgagatatgatatgaaatgaatgaacatgactaagtatgaaattacaatgtaagcgaataactcaacaacagtaatgacctcagtgggtcccaacagaataagcatgtagcatagacatggtttctaacatggatcacaactcaataactctagtacgtagagatttcatgattacagataagttcaggtaactacacagcacCACATAAATGACGGAGTTACAATTCAAACGGtgtatgcccacacgcccgtcacctagcatgtgcgtcacctcatcagcaaacacataacacaaaattcggggtttcataccctcatcactaagtttagaagtgttacttacctcgaacaagccaaatccaatgccgagcacgataaacaatactccaaaaatttcattctgcgcgtatcaacctcttaacgccttcatatctcctcaattccaagccaaacgatttgaaactaatcaaacaacatgcaaattaatcaaaatatacccaatgcttacaatttaataatttataaaaaaaatcccaactccgctcgaaaagtcggaagtggggcccacatctcagaacccgataaaagttataagtATGAACGCCCAtacaaccacgagtctaaccataccaaatttaccaaattccaacatcaaatcgaccttcaaatcatcaaatcttattttcaaatccctagttCCCAATCTTCGAATTTCACCTCAacaacacgtaatctagtcgaaatacttaatgataattcaatattattgactaacaatgatcacaagtgatttACCTCAAGTTTTATCGTGAATTCCCTCTGAAATATCGCCCCAAACCGTGCTTGAAAGGTCCAAAttgacaaaaatgtcggaacccctTTGTTTTGTAATTTGTCTAGTGTTTTCACACTTGCGGACACTTAGCCActtctgcggttccgcttctgcgtaGAATCCATCGCATCTGCGGTGTTTTCCAAGGCTTGCCTTCCTTCGCTTCTGCAGTCGCCTTCCCGTTTCTGCGGACTCTTTTCTGCGAGAAGCAGTTCGCTTATGCGGTGTCACGacacgaaattcccaccttcggaccgtgatggcgcctaacatttcacttgctaggcaagccaacgttagcataatattatccattttaaaataatttttaaatgtattaataacaaggaaacaaatgcggaagcaaagtttgaaatatagtgaaataatccatcaaacaacgatgtctaaataccatcccaaaattggtgtcacaagtgcacgagcttctagaataaatacaaataatggTGTGAATAAAGTATAGCtgtttggaaataaacacacagctaaagtaaaatagacggggacttcagaactgcggacaccatgcagttatacctcaagtctcctccgagtagctgaaatccgagcaaaactatagcacgccgctaggaccaactccaaaatctgcacaagaagtgttgagtgtagtattagtacaaccgaccccatgtactggtaagtgctgagcctaacctcgacgaagtagtgacgaggctaaggcgggtcacttacattacctgtacgcaatattagatacaacaacaataatagaaataaatcaagtaactcatttataataattgaatccaactcagcagtcataaccaattatcatttccatcaattcagttacagcgtgcaacccgctctcacaatatctTCACATTCAATTTAGTTGcaccgtgcaacccgctctcacaatatattcacattcaattatgttgcagcgtgcaacccgctctcgcaatatattcacattcaattctgttgcagcgtgcaacccgctctcacaatatattcacattcaattctgttgcagcatgcaacccgctctcgcaatatatattcattttaatcaagtctgttgcggcgtgcaacccgatcctccaatatggaattttaataaatctgttgtggcgtgcaacccgatcctccaatattgacttttaataagtctgttgcggcgtgcaacccgatcctccaatattgacttttaataagtctgttgcggcgtgcaacccgatcctccaatattaacttttaataaatctgttgcggcgtacaacccgatccttcaatatattcattaccaatcaattcttatagaagaaaatctccaataaacgcaacaattaatataaaatcgtaaggcaacaagcatacaacaattataattcaattatgaaacaaacaatgacagttagcaatttattataaaaatcaaggagcaaataggcagtttaatatttaatatgctaaatgtcaaataacaattaagacacataattcaaatagtatgtaacaattaatacatgaattcaagaatttatatttgcaaagaataagagagaaacaatgactataataattaatttatgattaaaaaaataatttatgaattttcaaataagcaggcaaacaattaatttgacgatgtatagacattcgtcacctcgcctatacgtcgttcacatgcaattcacataacaaataattttaggattctattccctcaagtcaaggttaaccacgacacttacctcactttgcaaattccaatcaattattcaaccacagcttttccttttaaatttgtctccgaaagcttcaaatctattaacaaataatttaatatactcaatacgaatcataggaattaattccatatgaatttataaatttttcggataaaaatttgaaattcattaaaatattcggcagtgggactcacgtctcaaatctcgaaaaaacttacgaaatccgaacacccattccgagacgagtccaaccatacaaaattatccaattccgatatcaaatggaccttcaaatcttaaattttcgtttttggaagattttagaaaaatctgatttttcctcCATAAATTCACTGAtttatgatataaatgagtatgaaatcatgagatataatcaatataagataatgaacacttaccccaatattttcccgtgaaaatcgcccaaaaatcgcctcttgaggttttaggttttgaagatttgggaaatgaatcaaaaatcccgtccaaaagttattttgttcagctgcaggtgtcgcaattgcaaagctcgcaaatgcgagaaccttcacattttcgctgccttcgcaaatgcgaagattatgtcgcatttgcgacaattggtccttcgcaattgcgagaactgctgacctaggctttcttcgcaattgcgataaaaatctcgcaattgccatacccgcttggttcgcatttgcgatgcctaatctcgcaattgtgagatcagaggcctgcaacaggttcagttataccagcaaaattttctaagttcaaaacatccagtggcctatccgaaactcacccaagcccctcgggaccttatccaaatatcccaacaagtcccgttacatcatacggacttactcggggtttcaaatcacatcaaataacatcgaaattgcatttcacacctcgattcggactttgagtttttaaacttttcgatttgcaaacctcgtgccaaaacatattaaatgaatccggaatgacttcaaatttggcacacaagtcataaatgatataacggagctgttcaaatttccagaatcagattctggcTACGATATTAAAAAATcgaccccgtggtcaaacttggaatcttcAGCCTTAAATTGTtggttccgttaaatggtcataatttgagttagggacctccaaattaaattttgggcatacgcccaagtcccaaatcacgatacggagcaaccgaaactgtcaaaatactgattcggacccgtttgctaaaaatattgaccaaagtcaactcagttgagttttaaaactctatttcacattttaatctatttttttcacatgaaaacttttcgaaaaattttacggactgcgcacgtaagtcgaggaatgataaatggtgcttttcttggtcttagaacacataattacttattaaattaaaaGATGACAATTTGGGTCATTACATGCGGTCACGCGCGTATCTGCGACCACTCGTCTGCATCCgcaatcacgcaggtgcggaattttccccCGCACCTGTGGCCACTGCTCACCTCCCccttgtccgcttctgcgcttccatACTTGCTTCTACGAGGTCGCACCTGCAAGCAAAATTTCGCaagtgtgattgcaccagaagggccaaaattttaagatttttcttatatccaaatttgatccgttaaccctccgaaactcgcccaggctcccgggacctcaaccaaatacatcaacaagtcctaaaatatcatacaaacttaggcgaaacctcaaatcacatcaaacaatgctaaaatcatgaatcataccccaattcaaacctaattaaactaagaaattccaacttctatattcgataccgaaacctatcaaattaattccgattgacctcatattttgcacacaagttataaatcatataacggacctattaaaattttcagaactgtattccgaccccgatatgaataaagtcaactttcAGTCAAACTTCTGAACCTtccatttctaactttcgccatttcaagccaaaatcaactacagacttccaaataaatatccgaacACCCTTCTAAGTCCAATATATTATATgaaactattcaagacttcaaatagttgaaagaagcgtaaatattaaaaataactgatcgggtcattacattaataaaatttagttacaatgagatatacgaaacatTGCCATTTCTAGCGGTCGTATTCTGCAAGAGTTAAAGTGAACCATAAAATTAAGCCATAATAAGACTTAAGAAATATTGTCACTACTGGTGGCTATATATTTCTTGCACACTCTGCTGGTGTTTAAGTGAAcctaacaatgttatccactttgtaatctTTTATGGAGATAACAACATGATGAAAACAAGTATATTAAAAATAGTTGTTATATGCTAATACGTATATAGAGCACGTAACATAACAAGTTGATTCAATATTCATTGTCTTCTTAGCCTTCAAATTTGTATTTCAAATCACAATATACCTGCAAGTCCTGCATCACTAGTTGCTTAGAATTAGCAGGTGATGGACATAGATAATAAGCATAATTTTCCAAGCTCGTGAAAGAAAtcaaattaaaattataaattaataagCCTTATCTTTGAGAAATGACATCAGAAGGATTTCATCGCTTCATAAAGTTGGAAATTAACAAAACCGATATACTGTTCACCACTCCAAGGATATAATTTTCCTCATAATGCTCTGAATAAACTCAGTTTGATCACGCACAAGGGCAGTCTGTTGTTAGAGACTCGTGCTGAAAACGTATTATAAAATAATGACTATAAAGTAAAGTAATCGAAGtcaagtatagagagagattgatatattattcaacttcaaactgatgtacataatgaactgaaaactcctctatttatagaagaaaggaagtagctgcgaggcttttcgggaagaagctgcgaggcttttcttgagctgcttgtaagctgtctgcatgagctgcttgcatcCTACCTGTTTAATAAAAAACTGCTGtaaattattttattgagttgcttgcaacctgtccGCTTtaactgcttgtagataaacttcaataaaGTACCAAACGGATAATCTTATTCAAAAAAATTATCTATAATAGAATAATAAATGGACAtgcataatataattattttcataacaataGTATACTACTTTCATGCGTTAAAAGTTGCATGTCTACATGAGTAGTTATTTTACGAAATTTGATATTGTCCATACTGTATCTATCATTATCTACTTGTGTATCAGTTGAAGACTTGGAAGTACCCATTATCCAACATTCGATAAATTCAAACTTTTTCCGTATGACATCATTAAGAAAAACAACGTAACTATCAAAAGTACACTTTGGATTAAAATCATTTAATAGTTTACTAAAATTGATATATCAACACCCATGTTTTAAAAggtgtgggcgtaaggcgagatattttacatatgcctcagtaAGGCATAAGCCCCatgagtatttaatttttaatattttataaaataatataattacagtaaatatttataaacatatatatatatatatatatatatatatatatatatatatatatgtgtgtgtgtgtgtgtgtgtgtgcgcgcgcgcgcgcgcgcgcgcattcccataaaaaactagtcaaaacaatctattatacgctacttataagcacaagtaacttgagtcgaaaagaataaaattttctacatggaggaacaaaaaggatgactaacttgcaatatgaactttgaacttgctgttatgaaggagaatgaagttctctttgcatttgtaaaaaaaattaaatattcgttacttttgggagatattagcagactagcagacaagataaaaattgggaaagaccataaattagggtttcaatcaataaaaaaggtcatgacttttaaatttaatacatttcggttcctttttaaaacttttgagtaatgacAAACTGACTTtggagaatttgggtattatatgaataacttattaaaaaaattttattttaatttgaaaaagtttctgggcttacgcctcactataAAAATGCGCTTCAAACGCCCGAACGTACACCCCGAATGCCCGGGCATACGCCCCGAATTgttgggcgtacgcctcttgaaaCTTTCGCTCAACACCATCGCCTCAGGGCATTTTTGGTGCGCCTTGCCCCAAGGCTCACcccgaaaatgccttttaaaacactgagcAACACTCCAAGGAGGGTTTTGCCgacaagaaaaataataataagtaaatgaAAGTGAAAAAGAAAATGCGTGAtagtatctttttttttttgtttaaccaTAATTTAGTCCATTCCAGAATGTTTTggtgaaaattttggaaaaatcatTTTTTGAAATGGTCTCATACATGATTAGAGCGAGTCTATACAAAGATGCCCTATGAGTCGAACACGTCACCTTCCGGACGAAAAGTTTCTTGTCTTGTCAGCAACTTTTAGTCCATGGCAAAATGTTCTggtgaaattttggaaaaaagcattttatgaaaattttattaattaaacctacaattaaatttgtaaaaaACAATATAAACACGTGATATATTAAGATCAGTCGGTCAAACCCAATATAAAACTTGAAGCGATTAACTTGATCCCCAATTCTAATAAAGATCGGTAACTTTTATAGGTCCTCTGAAAATTGCCGTGGAGTGGATAGCCTAAGTTATTTTATGCCTCACGAGCAGGTGCGGACCCACCTTGTACCAAATGGTTCAACTGAACCCGATTGACCGTAAACTTTTACTATTTAGATGTGTGAATTTTATGAGAAAGCAGTAATATACATAAAATGAACCCACTTCGCACAACTGTGATTGATAGTTCAGTGGTCAAGCTAGTTCATTTTAGTCTGAGAAGTCATGAGTTTGATTCTGCTCTGCGCAGAAATCTTTTggacatttttatattttgaagtcacGGTAGTACATTAGAACAATTTAAGGGCAAGGAACACAGACTTCTCTCGTCAACTACACTGTGCTCTTTATGTTTATTTTAGTAATTTTATACCTTAAATAGTTCTgtgcttttttctctttttggggTTACATGAAGGTGGGCTAGtttctgttataaaataaaagcaacttagtaaaacatgaacaagatatgttatgaaataaaagcaatttagtaaaacatgaacaagaaatggagatagagagaaggaagagatttttttcttcaattgtgtgtattttcctatcaattacaagacctttatatagacataaaaagtgaagaaaaatatgtcattgaatatgtcattaagcttagaaatatgtcattaagcatttgagaagatcatggaggaagagtagacatccaccataatttgatttttcttataacagttTCAAATTTTTACTTAGTTATTGTTTTagtaaattaattttttattttacttttattttgtttataGTTTTTTAAATGGCTAGATTAATTGAGAGTaaaacatatttttttaaatagaaGACTGTAAAGGAAAATTTCTTATAATTGGTTAAAAATTGTAagagttattttataaaatttagtgGAACATTAAGAAAATTGATATTTCTTGTCTAACCATTTTTTATGTAGAAAACAAAAAGCACTTGAAAATGACATTTTTCAGGGGCATGATGGTAAAAAAGAGTAACATACAAAATTCACTGTGTTATACATGGAAATTTTTACCGTCGAGTGTTAtcacaaaaatattgcattgtccAATTGATCCCGTTTAAATAAAATTCTGGGTCCGTCACTGCACAAGTTGTTGAGAGTTGATAAGTGGAACTTATAGGACCCAAAATGCTTCGATCTGTAAAATAATATGCCAAAAACGAAAGCATACTTCACATTTATTGAAAATATTATTTCTGTCTTAGCTGTAACAGTTTGAAGTGAAGCACATTATCCTCACATTGCCAGCAAAGACTAAAAGGAAATTGAGATATGTTAATCAAACTACCAGTTAATATCTGGCTACatcttttttaataaataaaccACCTTCTTACAAATTAAAGAACAATGGATGAAATGCATCTATGAAGTTCATCAAAAGAAATTTTATGAAGTTCTAGATGTGGAATTGTGGTAAGCATTACCGGTCATGACTCATGAGTTTATATATGCCACCCGTTACAATAAATTATATGCCAAATTACATCAACTCCAAGAAAAATGGCCATTAGGGACGAAAACGGGTCCCTAAAAGCCTGACTTTGTTCCCTAAAAGTCAATTACGACTCTGGTCACCACCCGTAACGTAACTGTAGGTTCCGCTACTAAAGGTCAATAAGGACGAGATTTAATAATGTTAAATCTATGGATCTGATGGAGCAAACCCTAGCTAGAAGAGAGGAAGAAGGAAGATGAGCAAAGAAGGGGAAATAAGAAATGATATTCTGTTATTAACCAAACAAGTATTGTACAaaagacccctatttatatacTTTACTAACTAACATTTAACCTCTAACTAACTATCATTAAATAGTCTAATCTACCCCTAATCCGGTAATTCTACATTAAGTCACCCCTTTCAtaatactccccctcaagctagGTGGTGCAAACACATCAACACACCTAGTTTGGAACTCAAATACTCATGTTGAATTCTGCTCAACCCTTTTGTCAACAAATCTGCATGTTGCTCCCTTGTACCTACATACTTGGTTGCAACCAATCCTTCTAACACATTCTCTCTTATAAAGTGGTAATCTATATCAATATGCTTTGTGCGTTCATGAAATACTGGATTTGCAGTAATCTATATGGCTGCCTTTCTATCACAATGAATGTTTACAGGCAGCTGGACTTCAACTCCTATCTCCTTTATCAGTCCTACTAGCCATAACAATTCTGCAACTGTGGCTGCTAGGCTTCTGTATTCTGCTTCAGCAGAGCTTCTAGAGACGGTTGTCTGCTTCTTAGACTTCCAAGACACTAAGGAATCACCTAGCTTGATCAAGAATCCTGTCATAGATCTCCTTGAGTGCTGACATGCAGTCCAGTCTGTATCACAGTAGGCCTCCAGTGTTCCTGTGTTTTTGCTTGACAGCAAAACACCTTTCCCCGGATGATTCTTAACATATTTAACAATCCTTATTGCTGCCTCCATATGAGACCTTTTTGGTTGTTGAAGGAATTGACTTTACATTTGCACACTAAATGCTAAATCAGGTCTTGTCACAGTCAAATTCAACCACTTCCCAATTAACCTTTGATAGACTCCTGGATCTGGTAATAGTTCATCCACAGTATTACTTTTAGTTCCCAAATGATCATCATACTCCTTTATTGTCAGCTTTGCATTGGCCTCTAGTGGAATGGTTACAGGTTTTGCTGCTCCAAGGCCAAGCTCAGAGATGATCTCTAAAGCATACTTTCTTTGATGCATGAGAATTTCATCTGCAGACCTTGCAAACTCTATACCAAAAAAGAA containing:
- the LOC138906842 gene encoding uncharacterized mitochondrial protein AtMg00810-like, with protein sequence MEAAIRIVKYVKNHPGKGVLLSSKNTGTLEAYCDTDWTACQHSRRSMTGFLIKLGDSLVSWKSKKQTTVSRSSAEAEYRSLAATVAELLWLVGLIKEIGVEVQLPVNIHCDRKAAI